The DNA region GAGAATGTTATCGTGAGAATAACTCTAGTTTCCCAAGAACCTGAGAGTCCCAGCAGCACAAACTCAGAAACCACAGAGCCATTCAGTCCATCCATTGCTTTGGTCACAAGAGCTGGTTTTGAACCACCTGTGGATAGAACATGATGAAGAATCAGAATCTGTGGTATTAACTTGTGCTTCCCATTCTGTGCACCAGAAACCCTTagttaaaaatcattgaattcaCTGACAAACatgtaaataagtaaagtaaTAGAAACAGCAAATTATTGTGATTCAATTAAAAGGAAATTACACTATATAGTATATgggaataaaataatttctttccttttttatatgaCCAGAAATGTTTGTTTTGCTTGCTTTGCCTCTCTAGGATTTAtggaaatgttttctaaattctttctggGTGTTTTCCCAGCCTAATGATCTCAGGTTAACCAAAGTGTTCTCATACTATTCTGCTGCaataagacacatttttttttttgcttaatatgTATTTCACCAGTGAAGTAGAAATTTACATGTCAAGATTGTTATTCACACAATGTGTGGGCATCAGCACTGGCTACTTATGACCATTAAATTAATATGAACACCTGGTAATgaacaaaaattttctttaaatattaatgttaataCTTATTTTCATCCTTCATACAGAGCTTTGGTATAAccacttcattatttttaaaaccacacaATTCATATGTAGATATTGTTAAATGAGACCCACTGTGTTAATGAAGAAGCTGAGTCTTAAATGGATAAGCTCTTAGAGCCATGATTTGTTATCCAGAGGTGTACGTTATCAGTAACCCATACTCTTCAACATGGTGCAAGGATAGCACCTTCAAGGCACTCTGGAACTTGCCCAGATATCATTGAATTGTATTTCCTTTAAATTGTGTTGACTCCTATCAACGCAGCAAACTTTCTACTTAAATATGAAATAGCTGTATGGTGGACCCTTTCTAATTACACCTTACTCCACCCAACCCTTTACTGGCAATCCTTACTTTTTGTTTataacataaattaaaataatccaGTTTATACAGATGCATAAGTTCTTGTTAAGAAATCTGAATTATGAATATTTCATGCCATTGTCCATTTTGggtcatcatttctttttatgtagcTGTAGGATTTGATTCTCATTATCATGactttgtttctgtaacaaacAAATCTTGTCTTTGGATTCTTGGATTTATAATGCtgttctccttcctgccttttgTCAATGAAATTCCCTTTGTTCACACTTTTGGCTGAAATCGCCCAATTTCTGAAGAAATTCCTTATTTCAGATTAGGAACATTAATGTGTTTTTTCTAATCCTGATGTTACAGCCACTGATTCATTGAACTTTGAGCATTTGATGCAGAAACAAAGTTTCATATGGTGCAGGCACTCTATTCACccatcatttcattcatttaatgcTATTGTTATTCCTGAAGGTGCAACAGGTGTGAAGTTCTAAATGTTATATGCTACAAATgacatattgaaaatttttgaaagaaaataggaCTCAAAGGGTAAGTTAAGCTAACCAACAAAGATATCAAgagtctttaaattctttttttaatgagaaaaagttGATCTCTAGTTTTTTTCCATACACTATAAACGTCTTTTTCTGTTAATTGTAGCAGAATGCAAACTGTTTCTATTATAGCTCATTCTgaatttttatccatttctttaaaaaatttttattagtgtataaTAATGCAAAAGAATGGGTTTCATTGTGTCACATTCACATGTGCATGTAACAAAATTGGGCCTATTTCATACTGTTCTGTACTTCTGGCTATTATACAATGGTCACTTCCCTTTCTGCTCATCCTTCATTTATTTGATGATTCATGTActattcctatatttttattcaatataagtCTTACTGATTTTAAATAGTACATGCAGATGAAATTTGCATGTTCCTTTATCTCAGGAATCCAAAGTATTGTGTCAAGCGTTGTATGTGGGATATACATAGAAAATTCCAGCTCAACCTTCCTATCAACCTGTCAAACTCCAACTCACAGTCTTTTCCTATAAACAATGCTTTTATAAATGTCTTAATTATTCTCTCAAATACCCAATAGTCACCGGATAGCACTCTTGTCTGTCTTCCAGATTGCTTCTCCAGGGCTCAGTTTTTATATCCAAACATTTAATTCAGTTGCTTCCTCTTCATTTctattgtcattttctttcttttgccttcaATGTATGCATTTTTCCATCTTAACAATTGAAGAAGCCATTGTCTCTTTTCTTCCCCAAGCTCTGCCTCTTCAATAGTCTGTTTCCAGATCTGTTGCATATCTAAAGTCAAATATGATTACTTGCTAATACTATTGAAGGCCTTTTGTGGGTCTAtcacaaataaatttaatttatagagCATATCTCATATGATACCAGGAGGTAATCAGTACAATTAGAATTTAGATGatatttccataaaaattttgGGAAGGGAATTAGTTAATCAGTCACTGGAtaaattaaaactgtttttaaaaacaggaaaaatcagTAGAACATATGAAGGGAattgaggagaaagaagaaaatatgggaaaagGGGAGGACTGTGGAGTGAATCCAACCAAACTTGTGAATGTGCATGCATGATTACGGCATGGTGGGGGATGGAAAGATAACAGTGGTTGATATGTTGTTTACATGtaagaatatatcacaatgaaactattttttttgcataatcaaaatgcaccaattaaaaattataaatatatatatatatatatatatatatatgctaaataatttctaaattagtgggtgtgatgaaaaatgaaaactcCAACATCGGTTTGTGTTATACTTACTCAGAGCTACCACTACTGGAAACAGGCTTTTGTTGATGAACTTTCTTTGGATTTTACCTTACTTCTAAAATGAAGTCCAGTTTGTTTTCTGCAGTGAGAACTTCAGTGAGAAGGTGTCCTCCTCATTGCATATGAAAGGGACTCTGGGTGGAGAAACTTTTCAGCTGTGTGTTTTAATGGAGCAATGATTGGAAAgactctccctctctttctcttgggGATCCTTAGCCACCTACTTTCTCTCAACTTAGTCCTCAAGGGACATGAAACTGTGCTGGATTAGAGTTACTCCagtcaaagaaaattaaaagttggttcaAACAGCAAAATGATGTTTAGCATTTGTTCTCTGGTGTGTGTAGAGAAAGTAACATTCTTCTATTTGTTGTGGGTGTCTGATGTCACATGACTGAACCTAGATGTGTGTTCTTCAGAATTCTGTGGAGGGCAGTTCTGGCCAGCTCAGCATCACAATGTTGTCACTGTGCTGGTGACTTTGGGTCCACTTAGACTTGTGCTTCCTGTGAGTCAGAGGAGCATTTGGGTCTCATTCTCAGTACTTCCTTCAGTGAATGTCTGAAGTTCACAATTTGATTGTGAAAACATACTCTGGTATTTCTCTCAATGATGAAAATGGAAGATAACCCCCTACTGTACTGCAATGTTAAAACAGCATATAGATCCAGTCTAATTTAATAAGGTTCTTACGATTCACTGGAGACATTTGTTCTGAAGGTGGCcttcatttctcctctttttttttgaattttttaatatttatttttttttagttttcagcagacacaacacctttttttgtatgtggtgctgaggattgatcccgggccgcatgcatgccaggcaagcgcgctactgcttgagccacatccccagcccccatttctcCTCTCTTGATTTTGCTCACTCTTGGATGTCATAATTACCATGCTGGGACTACATCTTTTACTTCTGTTTCTATGTATAGGGTGAGCAGAGCACATATTGTAATCTCCCCTATCCACAATTTCCCTTTATTTCAGGTTCCCATTAAAAATTTCAGTGTGGGAAAAGGACGATTAGAGTCCAGTAAGACtatgtggagggaaaaaaaagagatagacCATATTCACACAACTTTAATtgtaatatattgttttaatggTTCCACTGCATTGTTGTATATTGTTTTGAGTATCTTGCTGTGACACCTTTCAAGGTCAGCTTTTATCCTAAGCTAACTCAGTCACAAATGGCTGAGATATCACCTTATAATGAGAAAAGATTTTTGACCATGATTTTAGAGGTTTTGATCCATGATTACAGGGCCCTGTTCTTAGTGTGTGTGGCAGTGAGAACTTCACAGCATATACACATGACTCAGCAAAACAACTGACATCTCTTTCAAAAAgtgaaagtgaaaaagaagaaagggttgAGATCCCAGTACCTTGTTTAAGGACGTGGTACCAATGAGTGGAATATCTCTGACTGACTCCATCTTTGAAAGGTTTCACCATCTCACAATGACCCCAAACCAGGGACCAGGCCTTTATTTAATAGGTAGTACTTTGGGGGACACATAAAGTCCAAAGTATAGCGATAGTATATGTGTACCAGGAAAAGCAGTCAGAGAACTTAAAAGTTCACTATTTGTTCACTTGCTGGCGTATTTCAGACACTTTTCTGGTACTACCATTTAATCATGATCAGTTCTACTCATTTGCAATTGAGGAAAGAGGATGATGGTAGCCAAGTCACTTGTCCAATGTAACAGAGCTATGAAGTGAGGAATGTCTGAGCAGTAGCATCTGGGGAGGTTGTTGTTTTTGAGGAGATTGGAGgttgtatataattttgttttatcttcaaaAAGCAATAATGATGTTGGTGATAAAGTCCTATCATTTTGTGAATGACTTTTAATttccagtttttatattttatttatgatgtaacttatatataaaaattaaaacttagaaATTCTCCTATTCTATTTCACCATCAACCACACACTACACCTTGACTCAGGCAACCATCAATCTGTTTTGTTTGTTGGCATAGTTgtgccttatttatttttttaaattcatttttatggtaTAGACTTGAGGGTTTAACATGAAATTTTGTTGTGCATACACtcagtaaaatgatttttatagtaaaataaaatgaacacgTTCATCACTTTACACAGACATGTTCGGTGTGTGAGcatgtgggtgtatgtgtgtctgtgtgtgtgtatagtaggAATCTGTAGTATGAGTCTGTGTTTGTGGTTAGAGCTGCTACAATCTTCTCTCAGCAAAATGTTCTGTAtgcaataatatattatttactgTAATGCTCATACAGTAATTTTATCTCTAGATTACTCATactgtttagttttctttttaaaatttatttattcttgggctggggatgtggctcaagcggtagtgtgcttgcctggcatgcatgcggccctattcgatcctcagcaccacatacaaagatgttgtgtctgccaaatactaaaaaataaatattaaaaaattctctttctctctccctctctctctcactctgtctttaaaaaaaaatatatttattttagttctcctTATTTCATCCTCCACTCTGTTCCTGGTAACAGGTCTGCTTCTTGCTATTCATTCAACTATTTTAAGTTTCTACATAAGAGTAAGTTCATACATTATTTAtctttctaagtctggcttatttcatttagccaGTTTACTCCACATTGTAAAAAGTatccttttataaatttttaaagttaaataatattccatagcGTAGGCATGGTACACTGTCTTTACCTGTTGGTCCACTGATAGAAACATAGGTTGATTTCATATTATGACAATGAACATTGGAGTGAAGATATCTCTAGGATGTGTCTATTTAATTCCTTTTGTAATTTATCCAACAGAGAGATTGCTGAGTAAAATATTagctccattttaatttttaagaatataattatCCACAAAGGTTACATGTTTGCATTCATACCAATATTGTTAAAGAGTCCCTTCTCCACATTCCCACTACCAACTTGATATCTCTTTACTTTTTGGTAATTTACATTGTGAGAGGAGTAATATGCCAttccatcttttttattatttgcaaatGATATAGTGTGTTCCCTTCTGAGCCTATGTTTCCTCATTGCAACTGAGATTCATCCGTGTTATGCTGAACATTAGTGGTTTTGTGTTATTGCGAAGTATTATTCCACTGAATGCCTATTCTACCCACTTCTCTCTATTTCTCCCACTTCTACTTCTCCCCTCTTTAGAACTTTAGGATTTGTCCAGTTTATactgaataagaataaaattgtgtAAACACTGATATATTTACATCAcatataattttcatttgctCAGGTAAATAGCTAAGAGTAGGTTTACTGTGTCAaatgatttaaacaaaatctaatgATATATCTTTTAAAGAATTATACTGAAAAAGATGAAATGTGTGGTCAATATGCATACAAAAGTTATATCTGTAAGTGAATATTTTATACTGTTAAtgcattgttttaaaaactttttgtggCTCACCATAAAAACAAAGTAGATTCCTTTTGTCATAAACAGCTGGGAGATGGCAAAATTTATAGCATGCAGCTAGAGTTAGGTAACTTTACATGTTGGAGGACCCAATTTTCATTAGGGAATAAAATGGAACTTAATGGACATGTTCATGGAGCACAGACTAGTCCCGATTCTATATATCAGATGACAGAGACCCTGAGCACCGTGGATTACCACAAATTCCTTGCCCGTTTGTTCAccttaaaacaatgtttttcacTTACATACTAATGATATGATTGTAAATGAGTACAACTAAtcttgaaatcagtatggagattcttcaaaagcCTAGAATTGGAACCATTACATGATCGTGTTGTACCACCCCtcagtaattatttttaagaattaaattcaacatacatacaaacatgcaTGCAAtttatgcatacccatgtttatagcagtacaattcacgcCAAGCCTATGTTTGCCTCATTGgatgaatagacaaagaaaatgtgtgttttattatatatgtatatatatatatacacacacacacacacacacacacatacataaaaaatgGAGGCTTACTTAGTCATAAATGTGAATGAAATTaggtcatttgcaggaaagtaGATGGAATTTGAGAttattaattgaaataagccatacTGACAAAGTTAAGTCACatgtttttctgttgttatatggaagctagagaaagaagagagaaaaaatagaggCTCTCATAAAAATGATGGAGACCATTAAAGTAGATTAAGTGCACAAGTTTGAGAGAGAAGGGGAGTTCaaggcaggtactggggattaataTTGGCCAAAATTGAACACTTCACAACTAGTCTCACTATTATGAACAATTATAAAGCACTagtacaaaatgttttaaaagctgaattcattgagattttctttaaacgtgaggaagagagggaaacaAACAGACCATCACATTATTACATAGTATTAGAGGTATGTCAGTAATATCATTGTATGTGATCTCATTCTTTTCCATGAATAATGCTGATTCTAAATTCTCATTAGTGCTTGAAATATATTTGTCACACAATGAAATAAACAGCACATTTTTGTTTGGACAGTGTGAATGGAGAGTATTATTGTCAATATGGGACTTATTAACTGCGGATAGGAGTGTCTGTGGTGGTAAACATGAGAGTTCTGGGTTATGGGTATACTGGATTGACAGGCAGTTGCTTGGGACCCCTTGGTTTCTGAAATTCCTAAATTTAGAACACCATAAGACAGTGTGCCCTTTTCTCAACTGCAAAAGCAAGGCACAGACAGAATCAATTACACTGAATCTATACATGAAAGATGAATGTAtagtgtaattttaaaaagtctttgagttcatttgattaattttgtttttggtggtcgTAAAAAGTCTTTCTTACTTTAGTCTATAGCTATAGTTCCTTAAGTGTAACTAAAATGATGATTTCTGTCATATCAAATCAGATGACTTGTGTTCATGTGAGACAAAGATCACCTACTACCCAATAACATGTGTTTTTATCTATCATGCTAGCTGAAACCATAGTTGGCCACTGACTTGATAAACTATGCACATGCTGAAGGGACACCTTGCAGTTGCTGGTTTATGTGGCACTTATACAAAGCAGAGGATCATAGTTCCTCAAAGGATAGAAGTCTTCAGACTAACACCTttgttaattttatgtaaatatataaataatatttaatttacacATTGgtaagaatgaaataatatgaagTGGTTTACTTTTATCAGTAATGTTTATTTAAACAACAGAAAGTGTTCCTAACAGTATGTCCTGGCTTTTGAAAACCTAGAATATTTTGCGTGAGAAATACAAGATATGACCAAGAAGCAATGTACCctgaaaagagaataaatactCCCAATACCTTGTTCTTCAGTTGGGAAATATTTAACTGCAGGGTCTATGTAGTCTGCTAGTGAGCCAATTGAGGCTTGTATCTCAGCATGCTTTTCCACATGTGCATGCCTCCATTCTCAATATCATTTCCTCACTGATGGGTTCAAAGGTTAGCCTCCAAATAAACTATTTTCATTTAAGTTATGTCTCAGTAAGGAAACAGCCAAATGGTCATGCAAAGTTTATAGGTGAAAGTCAAAACTctggatttttgttttggatCTGGTTTTATAGGTACTTATCACATTATGAAAAGTGTtcattaatgaaacaaaaatagagaggtgagtttgaaaaaaaatttgtttcagGTTTTGTTTGGAGGGAATGAATCTAAGTAATTAAATAGATCTACTAGTCCCACATATATAACCATTCATTGTAATATTTTCTGACATTCAACAATTTAAGTGTGAATTTATTTACAAActaggggagagaaagggaatgtCATTACATCCTTGTGATCAAGTGATCACAGGTTAAATCATATGACCTTGTTTATATACATTGATTCTGtatcctaaaaaaaagaaaaaagaaaaaaaaagaaaacttttaacaCAGTAGAATCATTTCTGAAGTAAATACTGTATAGGAGGAATAGACATAATCCTAGTATGAATAGGAACAGGTCAGTGATGTAGATGTCACTACAATTGAGCACATTGAAGTACAGATGCCTAAGTGGAGGTGTCCATCACACAGGTGAAAGTAGTTCCTGAGCTCTCATCGACAGACTAGTCAGCAGAATCTGTCACAGTGACAGATTCTGTCAATGCTCAGTCTTTGCATTGCTATCTTTATATCTTTGTTTCTCAATGTATAGATGACAGGATTCAAGGCAGGCGTGATAGCAAAATCAACAATAAACATGTATTTGTCAACCGATGATGTGGGGAAAGGCCATATGTAGACAAATATGcatggaataaaaaatagaatcaccACAGTGATGTGAGCTGACAATGTGCCAAGAGCCTTGGACAAGTCCCCAGAGGAACGTTTCCAGACAGTGATCAAAATGAAGGCATAGGAAAGGAGGAGCAAGAAGAAGGTGCCTGTTGTTAAGATGCCACTATTTGCAGTAACAACAAACTCAAACTTGGCTGCATCAGAGCATGCAAGCTGTATGATCCTGGGAAAGTCACAACAAAAGCTGTCTATTTTATTAGGACCACAAAAAGGCAAGTTTATAACAAATGAAAACTGAGTCATAGCATGGATCACTCCTGTTACCCAGCTGATAACTATCAACAGAACACATGTTTTGGGGCTCATGATGGTCAAGTAGTGGAGAGGTTTGCAGATGGCTGCATACCTGTCAAATGCCATGGCTATCAGCAGCACCAATTCTGCACCTCCCATGGTGTGGATGAAGCATGTCTGCGTCATACAACTTTGGAAGGAAATTACTTTGTGTTCTGTTAACAAGTCTGTGATCATCCTGGGAACTGTGGTAGAGGAGAGTCCCACATCGTTGAAGGACAGGTTGGCCAGTAGGAAGTACATTGGAGAATGTAAGTGAGAATCAGCAATAACCAAAAAGACAATGAAGAGATTTCCCAGGATGATCCCTAAGTAGAGCAAGGAGAATGTTATCATGAGAATAACTTTAGTTTCCCAGGAACCTGAGAGTCCCAGCAGCACAAACTCAGAAACCACAGAACCATTCAGTCCATCCATTGCTTTGTTCATAAGAACTGGTTTTGAACCACCTGTGGATAGAACATGATGAAGAGTCAGAATTCGTGGTACTAATGTGCATTCTAATTTATACTGCTACTTCTTTCTGTGGGTCTCCAAGCCTACAGTTGAAAATCATAGAGTTAAATAAgaagcatgtaaataaataaagtaataggAGTGTCAAATTATTGTGATCCATTTAAAAGGACAGAACACAATATATCACATGGgagtaaaataatttctttgtttttttttctatgaccagAAATTTTTGTTATGCTTTATTTGTCTCTTTAGGATTTATAGACACATTTTCTAACTTATTTCTGGGTATTTTCTCAGCCTAAAAATCTCAAGTTACCAAAGTATTCACACATTATTATTCTGGAATAAGCTACAAATTTTTCTTTGCCTAATATATAGAGATTTTCATTTCAAGATTGTTATTCACATGATGTGTGGACATCAACATTCAATAAATTATGTCCATTAAAATGAACAACTTGTAGTGAggtaaaacattattaaaataataatattagtactttttatttacattttttatgcaTAGTTTTGTTCTAAacacatcttcatttttaaacaacACAACATTTCACATGAAGATAATGTGATCCATTATGTAAATAAAGAATCTGAGTTTCAAATGGATAAGCTGTCAGCCAGAACTTGGACCCAGAGGTGCAGGATACTGGAATCCATGCTCTtgaatatgccacaataaaaGCCTCTGTAAGCATACTCCTGAACTTGCCCAGATATCATTCTAGAGTACTTCCTTAAAGTTTCTGTTAACTTCTGTTGACTCTTATAAATGCAGCaaactttctatttaaaaaatgaaatatctgaatGTTGGACCCTTTTTAATTACTCCTTTTTCTACCCAACCCTTTGTTGGCAattcttagtttttgtttattccaTAAGTCAAAATAATCCAGTTTGTACAGATGCATTTTTTATTGAGAAGAAATctgaattataaatatttcatgcatttatcCATTTCagtcatcatttttctttatattctgtgGGATTGGATTCTGTTTTCATGACATTGTTTTTGTAACTCCTTTTGTTATTGGGTTCTTGGCATTATGAAGCAGTTCCCCTTTTTACCTCTTGccaatgaagttttatttgttcaaattctTGGATGAAATCTCTCAATTTTTGAAGAGATCAGCCTGATCTCACATTAGGAAGATGAGTATGATTTTTCTAATACTAAAGTTCTGATCCTATTGCCTTGGCTTTTGAGTCATTGAACATTGAGCATTTGATACAGAAATGTTTAATTAGATATAAAACAAGATATTCCCTAATGACCATATCTTCTTAAAGAAATGAACAGTTTCATATGGTGAAGATATTTTATTGGTccatcatttcattcatttaatgcTATTGTTATTCCTGGCAGTGCAATAAGTTGAAGTTCTAAATCTTATATACTACAAAGAAcacatggaaaatttttaaagaaagtaaaactCAAAGGTCATGTTAAGGTACCGAAAAAAGACATCAAgagtctttaaaaattttctttctattaagaaaaagttaaattCTAGTTTGTTCCATTCACTATAAATCTCTTTTTCTGTTAATTACAATACAATGCAAACTGTTTCTATTACAGCTCTTTCCCAATTTTTCTCCTACATTTCCTATAAAAtctttttcatttgtatataataattattcaaaAGACTGGGTTTTATTAtggcacattcatacatgcacataacataatttggtcaatttcctACTATTCTATACTTCTTGCAATTACACAATAGGCATTTCCCTTCTTATCCTTCAGGTTTTTTTTGACTCATAGGCTTCctctatttgttttattcattatcaATTATACTCATTTTAAATGGTACTTATATATTGAATTTTAGTCATCTGCTCTATCCTTGGAATCTAGAGTACTATGTTCAGAGTTGTATGTGGTATATGTGTAGAAAAGTTTCACCTTGAACACACCATCTTGTGATATAATACAGTACTTTAATAAATGTCTATTAATAAATCtctattattttgtaaaatgcccAATAGTCACCTGATAATACTggtctctgttctctacattccTTCTCAGGTAACAATTTTTCCATCCAAACATTCTGTTCAGtggttttctcttcatttctatcatcatttgcattttttgctttcaatgtatatattttttcatcttgacAATAGAAGAAGCCATTGTTTCCTTTGTTCCCCAAGTTCTTCCTATTCTATAATTTGTTTCT from Ictidomys tridecemlineatus isolate mIctTri1 chromosome 5, mIctTri1.hap1, whole genome shotgun sequence includes:
- the LOC101955915 gene encoding olfactory receptor 4F15 yields the protein MDGLNGSVVSEFVLLGLSGSWETKVILMITFSLLYLGIILGNLFIVFLVIADSHLHSPMYFLLANLSFNDVGLSSTTVPRMITDLLTEHKVISFQSCMTQTCFIHTMGGAELVLLIAMAFDRYAAICKPLHYLTIMSPKTCVLLIVISWVTGVIHAMTQFSFVINLPFCGPNKIDSFCCDFPRIIQLACSDAAKFEFVVTANSGILTTGTFFLLLLSYAFILITVWKRSSGDLSKALGTLSAHITVVILFFIPCIFVYIWPFPTSSVDKYMFIVDFAITPALNPVIYTLRNKDIKIAMQRLSIDRICHCDRFC